One Lacipirellulaceae bacterium DNA window includes the following coding sequences:
- a CDS encoding carboxypeptidase-like regulatory domain-containing protein: MFLGCSDSKFEYAPVTGSVKLDGQPVSGARVVFMPQASGDSREAGPYSNGETDEQGNFQLSSVATDPREGAVVGNHRIVISTRKTHLDPENRDIEIVDSPETIPRPYTNYQKTPLTFEVSTDGKNEANFDLDGELGKRPKNRR; the protein is encoded by the coding sequence ATGTTCCTAGGCTGCAGTGACTCCAAGTTTGAGTACGCACCAGTTACCGGCTCTGTGAAGCTCGATGGCCAGCCCGTAAGCGGGGCACGTGTCGTTTTCATGCCACAAGCGAGTGGTGACAGTCGTGAGGCCGGACCCTACTCCAATGGCGAAACGGACGAACAGGGGAACTTTCAGCTAAGTTCGGTGGCAACAGATCCTCGCGAAGGTGCCGTTGTTGGCAATCATCGCATCGTGATCAGTACTCGCAAAACTCACCTGGACCCTGAAAACCGAGACATCGAAATCGTCGACTCCCCTGAAACGATTCCTCGGCCCTATACGAACTATCAAAAAACACCTCTGACCTTTGAAGTGTCGACGGACGGAAAGAACGAGGCAAACTTCGATCTCGACGGCGAGCTAGGCAAGCGGCCCAAAAATCGACGCTGA
- a CDS encoding DUF1559 domain-containing protein — MDQRRPSQTIRNKAAFTLVELLVVIAIIGVLVGLLLPAVQSAREAARRIQCTNQLKQLALAIMNHESAKREFPPGGVAYGRYGFTNANDIPFECKSFDCNGTNWGVEILPYLEQQSLYDLYDHEETNFEVGDPNGNGKINQKVRDTRLEQMLCPSDAFANEWGGALAASSYKAMAGVITENAVGGGWVNWTSPMGPNSNPPVDQVLQDLNFSRRGLLYSMGQPGMPAERLKNVVDGTSNTLLMGEYHWLGRSEPAFPAYWAVTQRWSNKAEAFADPLLRSADVELCLANMTTAPLWSCNRAFGSTHAGNGGNWAKIDGSVTFISWSLDGAVYEALATIAGEELVNLSDL, encoded by the coding sequence ATGGATCAGCGTCGCCCAAGCCAAACAATCCGAAACAAGGCCGCGTTCACTCTCGTCGAGCTTCTCGTGGTGATCGCCATTATTGGTGTTCTCGTGGGATTGCTCTTGCCGGCAGTGCAGTCCGCACGCGAAGCTGCCCGTCGCATCCAGTGCACGAACCAGTTGAAGCAACTTGCCTTGGCGATCATGAATCACGAATCTGCTAAGAGAGAGTTTCCACCCGGAGGGGTCGCTTACGGTAGGTACGGCTTCACGAACGCAAACGACATACCATTTGAGTGCAAAAGTTTTGACTGCAATGGCACCAACTGGGGCGTTGAGATTCTTCCCTACCTCGAACAGCAGTCTCTCTACGACCTGTACGATCATGAGGAAACCAATTTTGAAGTCGGGGACCCCAATGGTAACGGCAAGATCAACCAGAAAGTCCGCGACACAAGGCTGGAGCAGATGCTCTGTCCGTCAGATGCTTTTGCCAACGAATGGGGTGGTGCCCTTGCTGCTAGTTCTTACAAAGCTATGGCTGGAGTGATCACCGAAAATGCTGTCGGAGGCGGATGGGTAAACTGGACGAGCCCGATGGGCCCCAACAGCAATCCACCTGTGGATCAGGTTCTCCAGGATTTGAACTTTTCAAGACGAGGCTTGCTTTACTCCATGGGGCAACCGGGCATGCCCGCGGAGAGGCTCAAGAATGTGGTTGACGGTACCAGCAACACGCTGCTCATGGGCGAGTACCATTGGCTAGGTCGTTCTGAACCTGCGTTCCCTGCCTACTGGGCAGTAACCCAGCGGTGGAGCAATAAAGCCGAAGCCTTCGCCGATCCGCTACTACGCAGCGCGGACGTTGAACTTTGCCTTGCTAATATGACGACGGCACCACTTTGGTCCTGCAATCGGGCGTTCGGCTCAACCCATGCTGGTAACGGAGGAAACTGGGCGAAGATCGACGGTTCGGTGACATTCATCTCATGGTCGCTCGATGGTGCCGTTTACGAAGCCTTGGCAACGATTGCGGGCGAGGAACTTGTCAACCTTAGCGATCTCTAG
- a CDS encoding sulfatase-like hydrolase/transferase — protein MITAAVPKLFFLLSLYLALVTTAFGDVPMPNVARPNIVLILVDDMGYGDPACFNSESKIPTPNIDTIAQAGMRFTDAHAPGPLCHMSRYGLLTGRYPFRTDVTIWPKKPLVAPGQTTLASLAKQEGYATAMVGKWHLGFDEQGYDRPLRGGPVDCGFDRFFGIRASTDIPPYFYIRDDQAVSPPTEYIAASNSEDWSPIQGKFWRAGGIAPDLQLEDVLPRFTDEAIAAIKGHQERSTSVDQPLLLYLAYPAPHTPWLPDEEFLGKSGAGTYGDFVAMVDAEIGRVLKALDEANMAEDTLLVFTSDNGPAWRAKDVARFGHESAGKFRGMKGDAWEGGHRMPMIVRWPGRIEPNTTSDQLVCFTDFLATFADVMGTQLPVRAGPDSVSFLPALLGRSGDHNAMRQQLVIQAGSLPSMMTIRHGAWKLITQLGSGGFTKPKYISPQPDGPNGQLYNLEVDPGEADNLYQAHPEKVAQLASQLEEAVDKEASGTQRAIEGDVVDSSTLTGKVICGYQGWFNCEGDGADLGWFHWARGEELTPETVKVDLWPDVSEFDADELFATGFKHADGSSAKVFSSRNQKSVARHFRWMQQYGIDGAFLQRFASELPHKRRLENRNVVLDNVRRGAKQAGRTYAVMYDLSGLKAGEVKIVQEDWATLRRTLNLTKDKAYQHHEGKPVVAVWGVGFGTELKPREYSLKECRELVEFLKADGCSVMLGVPTGWRKLERDANSNSKLHEVLQLADIVSPWTVGRYRNQEEVARHAKEYWRIDNRWCKQRDLDYMPVIFPGFSWHNLHGGDLDQIPRQKGEFLWSQILAVKKARCDMLYVAMFDEVDEGTAIFKCTNDPPRANGGKLIDYEGLPSDFYLDLVGKAGKVLRGEIPQTKEIP, from the coding sequence ATGATTACCGCCGCTGTTCCGAAGCTCTTTTTTTTGTTGAGTCTCTATCTGGCGCTCGTGACCACGGCCTTTGGGGACGTCCCCATGCCGAATGTCGCTAGGCCGAATATTGTGCTGATCCTCGTTGACGACATGGGGTACGGCGATCCTGCCTGCTTCAACTCAGAATCCAAAATACCGACACCAAATATTGATACGATCGCGCAGGCAGGCATGCGATTCACCGATGCGCACGCTCCTGGCCCGCTTTGTCACATGTCACGGTATGGGCTGCTAACGGGACGCTATCCGTTCCGGACTGATGTCACCATTTGGCCGAAGAAACCGTTGGTCGCCCCCGGCCAAACGACACTCGCATCACTAGCTAAACAAGAAGGCTACGCGACAGCAATGGTTGGGAAGTGGCATTTGGGCTTTGACGAGCAGGGATACGATCGGCCACTGCGCGGCGGACCCGTCGATTGCGGGTTCGATCGCTTTTTCGGAATACGTGCGTCCACAGACATCCCGCCTTACTTTTACATTCGCGACGATCAGGCCGTTTCGCCACCCACTGAATACATCGCTGCAAGCAACAGCGAGGACTGGTCGCCTATTCAAGGGAAGTTTTGGCGGGCCGGTGGGATTGCTCCTGACTTGCAGTTAGAGGATGTATTACCTCGTTTTACTGACGAAGCAATTGCTGCCATTAAAGGGCATCAAGAGAGAAGTACCTCCGTCGATCAACCGTTGTTGCTTTATCTCGCCTACCCTGCACCTCATACGCCGTGGCTTCCGGATGAAGAGTTCTTGGGAAAGAGCGGGGCTGGAACCTACGGCGATTTCGTCGCGATGGTCGATGCTGAGATCGGTCGAGTGCTGAAAGCTCTCGACGAAGCAAACATGGCCGAAGATACGTTGCTGGTCTTCACCTCCGACAATGGGCCGGCGTGGCGAGCAAAGGATGTCGCCCGTTTCGGGCACGAGTCCGCCGGCAAGTTTCGTGGCATGAAGGGTGATGCGTGGGAGGGTGGGCATCGTATGCCAATGATTGTGCGGTGGCCGGGTCGCATTGAGCCAAACACAACTAGCGACCAACTCGTGTGCTTCACCGATTTTCTTGCGACCTTTGCTGACGTGATGGGAACGCAATTGCCTGTCCGAGCGGGTCCGGACAGCGTCAGTTTCCTTCCTGCACTGTTGGGTCGCTCTGGAGACCACAATGCTATGCGGCAGCAACTGGTGATACAGGCTGGCAGCTTGCCGTCGATGATGACGATTCGGCACGGAGCTTGGAAACTAATCACGCAACTTGGCTCGGGCGGATTCACCAAGCCAAAGTACATTTCTCCTCAGCCAGATGGTCCGAATGGTCAGCTATACAATCTTGAGGTTGATCCTGGTGAGGCCGACAATCTCTACCAAGCTCATCCAGAAAAAGTTGCCCAGCTAGCGAGCCAGTTGGAAGAAGCTGTCGACAAGGAAGCGTCTGGGACTCAGAGAGCTATCGAAGGAGACGTCGTCGACAGTAGCACACTGACAGGTAAAGTCATCTGTGGCTACCAAGGTTGGTTCAACTGCGAAGGGGACGGGGCCGATTTGGGTTGGTTTCACTGGGCTCGAGGCGAAGAGTTGACCCCGGAAACCGTAAAGGTCGATTTGTGGCCAGACGTTTCCGAGTTTGATGCCGACGAATTGTTTGCTACCGGGTTCAAACATGCTGATGGTAGTAGCGCTAAGGTTTTTAGCAGTAGAAATCAGAAGTCCGTCGCTAGACACTTTCGATGGATGCAGCAGTATGGAATCGACGGTGCTTTCCTACAAAGATTCGCTTCAGAATTGCCGCACAAACGCCGGCTGGAGAATCGCAACGTTGTTCTTGATAATGTTCGAAGGGGAGCGAAACAGGCCGGCAGAACTTACGCGGTGATGTATGATCTCTCCGGCCTGAAAGCTGGTGAAGTAAAGATTGTTCAAGAGGATTGGGCAACCCTCCGCAGGACGTTAAACCTGACAAAAGACAAAGCTTACCAACATCACGAGGGAAAACCTGTGGTGGCCGTGTGGGGTGTTGGTTTCGGCACGGAACTAAAACCCCGCGAGTATTCGCTCAAAGAGTGCCGCGAGCTGGTTGAATTTCTAAAAGCGGACGGTTGCAGTGTGATGCTAGGCGTCCCTACAGGGTGGCGTAAATTGGAACGAGACGCTAATTCCAATTCTAAACTTCACGAGGTTCTGCAACTGGCAGACATTGTGAGCCCTTGGACCGTGGGTCGCTATCGCAACCAGGAAGAGGTTGCCCGCCACGCAAAAGAATATTGGCGGATCGATAATCGTTGGTGCAAGCAGCGGGATCTGGATTACATGCCCGTTATCTTCCCTGGGTTCAGTTGGCACAACCTACATGGTGGCGATCTTGATCAAATTCCGAGGCAGAAAGGCGAATTTCTTTGGTCGCAAATCCTTGCGGTCAAGAAGGCACGCTGTGATATGCTTTACGTGGCAATGTTCGATGAAGTCGATGAAGGGACCGCGATCTTCAAATGCACGAATGATCCCCCGAGAGCTAATGGTGGTAAGCTCATCGACTATGAAGGGCTGCCGAGCGACTTCTACCTCGACTTGGTCGGCAAAGCGGGGAAGGTTTTGCGGGGCGAAATCCCACAGACGAAAGAGATCCCGTAA
- a CDS encoding sulfatase: protein MRKGSLKLLFLWVILIATDASIVFGDADGRRPNIVFIFSDDHAPHAIGAYDGWLKSINPTPNIDRLASRGMLFEKSFCTNSLCGPSRAVILTGKHSHINGFTNNSTRFNGDQQTFPKLLRAEGYQTAIFGKWHLQSDPQGFDVWKILPGQGLYYNPDFLTPEGKTRVEGYCTDIVTDMTLEWLTKERDKDKPFMVMCQHKAPHRCWMPPPRYLNLYDDIDIPEPATLFDQWEENASPARKQEMEIDRHLDPHYDLFLNLTPDFSGEAIQKRQDKSALENIKRFSPEQLKVWRKAYGPKDEAFHAQDLKGKDLIRWKYQRYAKNYLRCIKGVDDCVGRVVATLEKNGLAENTVVIYSSDQGFFVGDHGWYDKRWMYEESLQMPLIVSWPGQIETGSNCQAMVQNLDYAETFLELAGASVPDDMQGASLVPLLKGETLKAWRDSIYYHYYEHPSFHMVARHYGIRTERYKLMHFYEVGEWEFYDLLEDPDELTNQYGNTAYAAIIGQLKLQLADLRARYKDETGVSVVGK from the coding sequence ATGCGTAAAGGATCACTGAAACTGCTGTTCCTCTGGGTCATTCTAATCGCAACAGACGCGTCAATAGTTTTCGGGGACGCAGACGGCAGGCGTCCGAACATTGTGTTCATCTTTTCCGATGACCACGCGCCTCATGCCATCGGCGCCTACGACGGTTGGTTAAAATCCATCAATCCCACGCCTAACATCGACCGGCTGGCCTCAAGGGGGATGCTGTTCGAGAAGAGCTTCTGCACGAACTCGCTCTGTGGACCCAGCCGCGCGGTGATCCTGACCGGCAAGCACAGCCACATCAACGGTTTTACGAATAACTCGACGCGCTTCAATGGTGACCAGCAGACGTTTCCGAAGCTGCTACGAGCAGAAGGTTACCAGACGGCCATCTTCGGCAAGTGGCATCTGCAAAGCGATCCGCAAGGCTTCGATGTGTGGAAGATTCTCCCCGGGCAAGGGCTCTACTATAACCCCGACTTTTTGACGCCTGAAGGCAAGACACGCGTTGAAGGCTACTGCACGGACATCGTTACGGACATGACACTTGAGTGGCTAACGAAAGAGCGGGATAAGGACAAGCCGTTCATGGTGATGTGCCAGCACAAGGCTCCACACCGTTGCTGGATGCCACCACCAAGGTATCTCAATCTTTACGACGATATCGATATCCCTGAACCCGCTACGCTTTTCGATCAGTGGGAGGAGAACGCATCGCCGGCTCGCAAACAGGAAATGGAAATTGATCGGCACTTAGATCCTCACTATGACCTGTTCCTCAATCTCACGCCCGATTTTTCTGGAGAAGCGATTCAGAAACGGCAGGATAAATCGGCGCTTGAAAACATAAAACGGTTTTCGCCCGAGCAACTCAAAGTTTGGAGAAAGGCTTACGGTCCTAAGGACGAAGCTTTTCATGCTCAAGACCTCAAGGGCAAGGACCTTATCAGGTGGAAGTATCAGCGATACGCGAAAAACTATCTCCGCTGCATTAAGGGTGTGGATGATTGCGTCGGCAGAGTCGTGGCGACCTTAGAGAAGAACGGGTTGGCTGAAAACACGGTTGTGATCTATTCGTCTGACCAAGGTTTTTTCGTGGGTGACCACGGCTGGTATGACAAACGTTGGATGTACGAAGAATCGCTGCAGATGCCTCTCATCGTGAGCTGGCCCGGCCAGATCGAGACTGGTTCGAATTGCCAAGCGATGGTTCAGAACTTGGACTACGCCGAGACCTTTCTCGAACTCGCCGGAGCGTCCGTTCCGGACGACATGCAGGGTGCCTCGCTCGTGCCTTTGCTTAAAGGAGAGACTCTCAAGGCGTGGCGCGACAGCATTTACTATCACTACTACGAGCACCCTTCATTCCATATGGTCGCGCGGCATTACGGGATTCGCACCGAGCGATACAAGCTGATGCACTTCTACGAGGTGGGTGAGTGGGAGTTTTATGACTTGCTAGAAGACCCCGATGAACTGACCAACCAATATGGAAATACCGCTTACGCTGCAATCATCGGGCAACTGAAACTACAGTTGGCCGATCTCCGTGCCCGCTACAAGGACGAGACAGGTGTCTCTGTGGTAGGGAAGTAA
- a CDS encoding PEP-CTERM sorting domain-containing protein (PEP-CTERM proteins occur, often in large numbers, in the proteomes of bacteria that also encode an exosortase, a predicted intramembrane cysteine proteinase. The presence of a PEP-CTERM domain at a protein's C-terminus predicts cleavage within the sorting domain, followed by covalent anchoring to some some component of the (usually Gram-negative) cell surface. Many PEP-CTERM proteins exhibit an unusual sequence composition that includes large numbers of potential glycosylation sites. Expression of one such protein has been shown restore the ability of a bacterium to form floc, a type of biofilm.): MLARTFKLSLVTAFIVATFTVTETSNAQDVYRFRLDGNWTDVTDGTSPGWGLNPNNGPGNPPGSLPGPGDETRVNFGNNTVTVDSDVPDVLRLRIGVDESGIVDVNNGGVLTATEDIHVGNNGFDVVATMNVNDGGEVNVGRILWVARDLVGTNSLGLLNINTGGTVNVASHLWWGVFQQGEINISGTLNQTGGILGLGTLNAVDPSLGTATVNILSGGSLNLNNIDAGEVSGSPRLGSIQDGSVIDIQGTGELTLPGNFEAVIQNYVDANKIIGNGVNGAVDINVVLLPGGPGDFDNDDDIDGADFLAYQRDTNVGDLSDFTDNYGAGSLEMTVVTAQAPAVASVPEPSAVVLLFGSLLTATCVRKRSS, encoded by the coding sequence ATGTTAGCACGCACGTTCAAATTGAGCCTCGTTACTGCATTCATCGTGGCGACCTTCACGGTGACTGAGACTTCGAATGCCCAAGACGTTTATCGATTTCGCCTTGATGGGAATTGGACAGACGTCACCGACGGAACCAGTCCCGGCTGGGGACTAAACCCAAACAACGGCCCGGGCAACCCGCCGGGCTCGCTCCCTGGTCCTGGTGACGAAACTCGGGTGAACTTCGGCAACAACACAGTGACCGTCGACTCCGATGTTCCAGATGTTCTCCGCTTGCGTATTGGCGTCGACGAGTCTGGTATTGTCGATGTCAATAATGGAGGCGTTCTAACAGCCACCGAAGACATTCATGTTGGCAACAATGGCTTTGATGTTGTTGCCACGATGAATGTCAACGATGGCGGCGAAGTGAACGTCGGCAGGATTTTATGGGTCGCGAGAGATCTTGTAGGAACGAACTCCTTAGGCCTGCTCAACATTAACACTGGTGGCACGGTCAATGTGGCCAGTCACCTCTGGTGGGGTGTTTTCCAGCAAGGTGAAATTAATATCAGCGGTACGCTCAATCAGACCGGCGGTATCCTTGGTCTCGGTACTCTGAACGCTGTGGATCCCTCACTGGGAACGGCGACCGTCAATATTCTTAGTGGTGGATCACTTAATCTTAACAACATTGATGCAGGCGAAGTCAGTGGATCACCTCGCCTCGGCTCCATTCAGGACGGCTCGGTGATAGATATTCAAGGAACTGGCGAGCTAACGCTGCCTGGTAACTTTGAAGCGGTCATCCAAAATTACGTCGACGCGAATAAGATCATTGGCAATGGCGTCAACGGAGCAGTCGATATCAATGTAGTTCTGCTCCCCGGAGGCCCCGGTGACTTCGACAACGATGACGACATTGACGGTGCAGACTTTCTGGCCTACCAGCGTGATACGAATGTAGGTGACCTCAGCGACTTCACCGACAACTACGGGGCAGGTTCACTTGAGATGACTGTGGTAACGGCTCAAGCACCCGCCGTGGCTAGTGTGCCCGAACCAAGTGCGGTTGTACTTCTGTTTGGCAGTCTGCTGACGGCAACCTGCGTAAGAAAGCGGAGCTCTTAA